One Leuconostoc mesenteroides subsp. mesenteroides ATCC 8293 genomic window, AATATGCTGAACAAATTGTGTCCCTAATGAACTAAACATGTCCTTTCATACTACATTCGATTATTTTTTAGCACGATGCTCATTCGAATTCGCGCTACTACCTCTTTAAGTTGAAAAGGACAAAAAACACCCCAACCTTTAACAGTTGGGGTGTTTTTACTCACTTGTCCCAACTATCTACTAATCAATGTCACATTGGTTTAGTAGATAGTCACTCAAAGAACCTACTAAACATCAACTGAGAAGTAGGTAGAGGAGAGAATAGTTCATTTTTTTAATTGTTTTGTTCATAATTTTTCCTCTTTTTCATATAATTTATATTTTTTAATATGAAACTAATTATATTATCTTACTCTAATTAAGTCAAACGTTTTATTATCTTATTTTAATAATATAACTAATGATACTAAACAGCTACTGAGCAAATGTATTAACTACTGCTTAATCGTCACATCGCCGCTATCTGTTGATATTACGTATGCTCCAGTTGTTCCTTTATGTGTGTAACTTGTCTGATCATCATCATGACTATTGAAAGCAGAAATATCCCCGTCAAGCGTTTTAGCAGTCACACTACTTTTCCCAATCATTGCCGATATATCGCCATCTTGTGCTGTAATGGTAAGCTGACCAGATAGTTGGTTATTCATTAAAGTGACATCCCCATATGATGTGTTTATTTTACCCGTATTAATATGATTATGATGCATGCTCAAGTCACCATTTTCAAGTTGAATGTTCATTCCATCGCTAATTCGTGTATTTTGTATAGTTAAATCACCATTATCACTTTTAATTGTAGCTGTCGATGTAGTCACGTCATTTAAATCAGTATCTTCAATATCATCAAGCGTTAAGTCATGTTGAACTATTATGTTTTTTAATCTTGTATCTGCAACATGTTGAATTGCTATTTTATCCGCTTTGACATCAGACAGGCTAACATCACTGCTATTCTGTCCGTCAATTTGAATATCAGACAAACTTTGTGATTGCGGAACTGTAATTACAATTCCATCTTGATCTCCCTGATTCTCATATTTCCAAGAAAACAATTCGATTTTAATATGACCTGGAGATACACTACCAGCCTGTTTATCAGTAATTTTCAAATGATTTTGCTGATAGCTCAACTCGGGTAGTTTTTGATACGTCATTACTTTAACGGTAGTTTTCTTAACATCCCCTGTGATAATACGTACAGGTAAAGATGTTGACACGTCAATATTTTTCACCTCGTTATAAGTATATGATTGTTGTACCATTTTTTCTTTTTGTGTTTTACGGTCAATAACTTTAGGGCCATTATTCCAAGAAATAGAACTGGACCCGCCACCAAAACCAAATCCAATTAAAGCTAGCACAGCACCAATAACTATCAAACTCAATCCAATTTTAACACTTCGTTTCATGTTATTTGTCCTCCCGATGCATGTACTTTTTATCAGTAAAGCGACGATAAATTGCCTTGCTTAATTGTGCTGTTTTATCAATTAGCCACCTCAAGAGACCAATACCAGCTGGCATTACTGTCAACATTATGCCCAATATGAGCAAACCACAACCAATATAATACAGCCCCGTCCAGATTGACTGCAGCAAAACACTCACTCCGATAATCGCTGATACCACACCTGACAAAGTCAACGCAATGACAACCGCAATAAAAGACGCTAAAACTGCAAAACCAACAGCAGCAAGCGTGACCAAGACAATAAATACAGGTAATGCTAACGGTGACGCCAGTAATGCTAATGCAATCCACCAAATCAGCTTAATATTTGACCGTGGATTTTTACTAGTTGTATCATCTGTTGATTTTTCATCTGCCTTAATTGAATAGTCAGCTAAAATTTTTCGTGAGAGTTGTTTTGGCGTGCCTAACTCACTAATGCATTGCTCATATGTGACTAAATCAGCATCCATCACGTACTCTCGATAGAAATTCATCGCTTCCTCTTTATCTGAATGGTGCAACTGATGTAGTAGTTGCTCTAACTCAGCTAAATAATTCTCCATCTGCTTATCTCTCCTTCAATAATGTGTCAACGTTTGCTTGGAACATTACCCAATCTTGGCGTATGCTAGCCAATCTGTCACGACCCTGTGTTGTAATCTGGTAATAACGTCGATTTCTGCCTTGATAAGGTTGATCATACGTTGTAACAAATTGATTATTTTTTAATCTCCGTAGTACAGGGTATAACGTCGATTCCGAAACAGAAATCGTACCCTGCACTCTTTGCGTTAATGCATAACCGTAATAATCTTCTTTATCTAATATCGCTAGAACGCAACCGTCTAATAATTCTGAACTCATTTGAATTGCCATACTTATTTTCTCCAATACTATACGACATATAATATATGTTCAAAAATATTATATGGATTTTTAATTGTTTTGTCAACAAAAAAATATCTCAACAAATGTCATCGTTGAGATATTTTTCGTTGCCTAATCATCTTTTAATAGCTCGCAATCAATAAAATAGATAGCGTAACGCTCGTTTGGCTTTTAACTGTTTTATGCAATTTTTTAGTAATAAAATCCGTGACGATAGTCCCATGACGAGAAAATATCACTCATAATTTTCATGATTTTGTCGACATCTAATCCTTTACGAATAACGATTGGCGCTGGTTGGATACCAACAGCACCATTTTGTTCTGGAATGAGCTTACCTGTCTCATCAACCATAGATACCATCACCCCTTGTTCGTAACGTGTATCTAACGTTTTGTCGGGTTGAATTGATGCCACGTAATCATCGGCCTCAATAATTAGGTCAGCAGCATTTTCAATTTGGTCACCAATGCCAGCTACCAAACCACGATTCCCCTTACCAGAAGGATTAGCTGAACTTGCAAATGAGAACTTACCGTACTTTTCCCACATTTCTTTGGCAATATTTTCACTTGGTGTACCAAACTTGATAACAAAACAACTAGTTTCACGTTTATCCATCATCAAATTTTTTGTCCCGTCATTTGGTATCTTGCTCTTTGCTTCTTCTTTCCATGGCAAGATACAACCCAACAAAATGTCCTCATCCCAATGTTGTTGATACATTTGTTCGATTTCAGGTGTCATTTGTGCTAATTCTTTAACTTGTTCTACTGAACCACATAGTACGACACCTGGCTTATTACGCTTACGATTCTTAGCAGCAAATTTTCGTTCCAACCCTTGATCATCTGAAGTCATGATAATGTAACCCACTTTTGTTGGACTAACGATCATCCCCCCATCTTCTTTCAAGATGTCAATGGCTTCACCTTGAACGCCACCATTCCAATTAATTTTTGCTGTTGTTGCTTCTGTCATGATAAAATACCATCCTTTTAATATATTGCTTTTTGTTTTGTTTCTGGCCCATAAACTGCGACCACAATAGCTGCAATTAGCGCCACTGCTGCGATAAAATAGAAAATCAAGTTCGCACTAAATTGTGTAATTGCCCACGCTGCAAAATATGGTGTTAAAACCGTCAATATTTTAGCAACGCCATTAGCATAACCCGTTCCACGGAATCTAAAGTAAGTAGGGAACAACTCTGACATATAAACCCCAACAACCGAAGCCATCAAAATATACATCATAGTTACGACCAAAAATCCTACAGTTAAAATTCCAACCGTTGTATGTTGCTGCGAATAAATCATCCCAAACACCGCAGTCATTACAAAGGCAGAAACAATGACCTTTTTACGACCTATCACGTCAACCAATAATGCGCCTATCAGTGCGCCTATTGGAGCCCCAGCCATCATAACTGCGGAGAATGTTAGTGAATGAACCACTTCGATTCCTTGTTTGATCAATAATGTTGGCATCCACGATGTAAATGTGTACTGTGTTAAATTAACTGCACTGACAGCAACCGTTGCAACCAACAGCCCAATGCCAATCCTAGTCTTCACTGGTTGTCGTTTTACACTAGAATCATTTGTGCTGTACGAACCATTCACTTCTAATTTCTCAATGATCTTTTCAGCTTTATCATATTCACCACGTGCAATTAACCATCGCGGTGATTCGGGAAAATGACGGCGAACAACCCATAAAATCAATGCTAACACACCAACAATAACAAACATTGCACGCCATGTATAACGAGGAATAACGCTTGCTGCCAAAAGTAAGGTCAATGGTGCAGCCAAATTAGCAATCACAGAAGTTACGCCACTCCACCGACCACGATTTTTAATTGGGGCAAATTCATTAATTAAAGCGTAACCTGTCACAATTTCTGCGCCTAACCCAATTGCGGCGAAAAAACGTAGTCCGACTAACATCCAAATATTAGTTGCAAATGCCGCACATAGGGTTAGTACACCAAATATCAACAAATTAGTCGAATACGCTTTTCTTCTGCCCAGAAAATCACCGATAAATCCAGCAAAAATGGACCCAAAGAAAAGACCTAAAAATCCAGAGGAAAGAAACACAGAACCTTGTGCAAGTGTGGCAAAATGTGTGCTAACTATTGCACTATTTACTGCACTAGCAAGATAAACGTCCGCCCCATCTAAAATCATACCAGCTGCAATCATCGCAAAGACACGGTAAAATGTCGCTGTTTCTTTAGTCGTGTCCATCCGTTGTTGCAAATTCATTGCCTGTTCCATGGACTGCCTCCTAACCAAAATTTGGTCGTTGCTTTTCGAATGCAGCGATCAATTTTTCATATTTCATCGTGTTATCAATATCATCTTCACCATTGATAAACTTTTCTTTCCATTGTGAGTTGATATCAAAGTGGAAAGTATAGTTTTTATAAGTCACAGTTTGTTCGGGTAAATCAATTTGAATATTTTCATCTGCTTGAATACCCCGTAATATTTTCCGATTTTCTTCGGGCAACACAATCGGTAACAAACCATTCTTAGTTGAATTCATGTAAAAAATGTCTGAAAATCCGCCGCCAATCACTGCCCTGAATCCATAATCCGTTAACGCCCATACTGCGTGTTCTCGTGATGATCCCGATCCAAAATCATTTCCTGTAATTAAAATTGAAGCCCCTTGATGTGCTGGTTTGTTCAATTCAAACGCCTCATTCAACGAACCGTCGGCATTGTAGCGCCAATCAAAGAATAAATCTTTACCAAAGCCGGTCTTTAAAATGTTTTTCAAAAATTGTTTAGGCAAGATAATATCAGTATTAATGTTGTCATTTGGAATAACAACCGCTCTACCTGTTTCTCTTACAAAAGCTTCCATATTATTCCCCTATACAAATTCATCTGTCGTAATATCAACGAAGTGACCAGCAATCCCTGCTGCAGCAACCATAGCTGGAGAAGCCAAATGCGTTCTCGATCCTGCACCTTGGCGTCCAATGAAATTTCTATTTGATGTTGAAGCAACATGTTTCCCTGCTGGAATTTTATCGGGATTCATCGCCAAGCATGCCGAACATCCTGGTTCACGCCATTCACAACCAGCTTCTTCAAATATTTGAGCAATACCCGATTTAATCGCACGATTTCTTATCGCACGACTGCCAGGCACCACCCAGGCAGTGACATTAGGCGCCAAGTGATGC contains:
- the leuD gene encoding 3-isopropylmalate dehydratase small subunit, which codes for MEAFVRETGRAVVIPNDNINTDIILPKQFLKNILKTGFGKDLFFDWRYNADGSLNEAFELNKPAHQGASILITGNDFGSGSSREHAVWALTDYGFRAVIGGGFSDIFYMNSTKNGLLPIVLPEENRKILRGIQADENIQIDLPEQTVTYKNYTFHFDINSQWKEKFINGEDDIDNTMKYEKLIAAFEKQRPNFG
- a CDS encoding MFS transporter encodes the protein MEQAMNLQQRMDTTKETATFYRVFAMIAAGMILDGADVYLASAVNSAIVSTHFATLAQGSVFLSSGFLGLFFGSIFAGFIGDFLGRRKAYSTNLLIFGVLTLCAAFATNIWMLVGLRFFAAIGLGAEIVTGYALINEFAPIKNRGRWSGVTSVIANLAAPLTLLLAASVIPRYTWRAMFVIVGVLALILWVVRRHFPESPRWLIARGEYDKAEKIIEKLEVNGSYSTNDSSVKRQPVKTRIGIGLLVATVAVSAVNLTQYTFTSWMPTLLIKQGIEVVHSLTFSAVMMAGAPIGALIGALLVDVIGRKKVIVSAFVMTAVFGMIYSQQHTTVGILTVGFLVVTMMYILMASVVGVYMSELFPTYFRFRGTGYANGVAKILTVLTPYFAAWAITQFSANLIFYFIAAVALIAAIVVAVYGPETKQKAIY
- a CDS encoding L-threonylcarbamoyladenylate synthase, whose protein sequence is MTEATTAKINWNGGVQGEAIDILKEDGGMIVSPTKVGYIIMTSDDQGLERKFAAKNRKRNKPGVVLCGSVEQVKELAQMTPEIEQMYQQHWDEDILLGCILPWKEEAKSKIPNDGTKNLMMDKRETSCFVIKFGTPSENIAKEMWEKYGKFSFASSANPSGKGNRGLVAGIGDQIENAADLIIEADDYVASIQPDKTLDTRYEQGVMVSMVDETGKLIPEQNGAVGIQPAPIVIRKGLDVDKIMKIMSDIFSSWDYRHGFYY
- a CDS encoding DUF4097 family beta strand repeat-containing protein, which translates into the protein MKRSVKIGLSLIVIGAVLALIGFGFGGGSSSISWNNGPKVIDRKTQKEKMVQQSYTYNEVKNIDVSTSLPVRIITGDVKKTTVKVMTYQKLPELSYQQNHLKITDKQAGSVSPGHIKIELFSWKYENQGDQDGIVITVPQSQSLSDIQIDGQNSSDVSLSDVKADKIAIQHVADTRLKNIIVQHDLTLDDIEDTDLNDVTTSTATIKSDNGDLTIQNTRISDGMNIQLENGDLSMHHNHINTGKINTSYGDVTLMNNQLSGQLTITAQDGDISAMIGKSSVTAKTLDGDISAFNSHDDDQTSYTHKGTTGAYVISTDSGDVTIKQ
- a CDS encoding DUF1700 domain-containing protein; protein product: MENYLAELEQLLHQLHHSDKEEAMNFYREYVMDADLVTYEQCISELGTPKQLSRKILADYSIKADEKSTDDTTSKNPRSNIKLIWWIALALLASPLALPVFIVLVTLAAVGFAVLASFIAVVIALTLSGVVSAIIGVSVLLQSIWTGLYYIGCGLLILGIMLTVMPAGIGLLRWLIDKTAQLSKAIYRRFTDKKYMHREDK
- a CDS encoding PadR family transcriptional regulator → MAIQMSSELLDGCVLAILDKEDYYGYALTQRVQGTISVSESTLYPVLRRLKNNQFVTTYDQPYQGRNRRYYQITTQGRDRLASIRQDWVMFQANVDTLLKER